The genomic stretch CCTGGGAGCGACGGGCAAGGGCCACGGCAGCGACAAGGCCCTGGTGCTGGGCCTGATGGGCGAGACGCCGGAGGGCGTGGACGTGGAGGCCGTGCCCGCCATCATTTCCCGCTGGCGCGCGGAAGGCCGCGTGGCGCTGCTCGGTCAGCGCGAGGTGACGTTTCGTGACGGCGAGCACCTGGTCATGCACCGCCGGCGCTCGCTGCCCTTTCATCCCAACGGCATGCGCTTCACCGCCTGCGGCGGGGACGGAGCGGAGCTGGCATCGGCCGTCTACTACTCCGTGGGCGGCGGCTTCATTGTCGACGAGTCCGCCGCCGTGGCGGGCAAGGACCCGCTGAGCAAGGACACCACGCCGCTGCCCTTCCCCTTCCAGTCCGCCGCCGCGCTGCTGGCGCACTGCGAGCGCGAGCGCATGAGCTTCAGCTCGCTCATGCTCGCCAACGAGAAGACCTGGCGCGACGAGGCGGAGATTCGCGCCGGGCTGCTGCGCATCTGGGACGTGATGCAGGCCTGCGTGCGCCGAGGCTGCACCAGCGGCGGCATCCTCCCCGGCGGACTCAAGGTGGAGCGCCGCGCCGCGGGCATGTACCAGAAGCTCATCAGCCGCCCCGAGGCTGGCCTCACCAACCCGCTCACCGTGCTGGACTGGGTGAACCTCTACGCCCTGGCCGTCAACGAGGAGAACGCGGCGGGAGGCCGCGTCGTCACCGCGCCCACCAACGGCGCCGCGGGCATCATCCCCGCCGTCCTGCACTACTACTGGCGCTTCGTGCCCGGCGCGAACGAGGACGGCGTGGTGCGCTTCCTGCTCACCGCCGGCGCCATTGGCGTGCTCTACAAGGAGAACGCCTCCATCAGCGGCGCGGAGGTGGGCTGCCAGGGTGAAGTCGGCAGCGCCTGCTCCATGGCCGCGGGTGCGCTCACGGAGGTCATGGGGGGCACGCCGCTCCAGGTGGAGAACGCGGCGGAGATCGCCATGGAGCACAACCTGGGCCTCACCTGCGACCCCATTGGCGGACTGGTGCAGGTGCCGTGCATCGAGCGCAACGCCATGGCCTCCGTGAAGGCCATCAACGCCACGCGCATGGCCCTCTCTGGCGACGGGCGTCACTTCGTGAGCCTGGACAAGGTCATCCGGACGATGCGCGACACCGGCCGCGACATGAAGGACAAGTACAAGGAGACGTCGCGGGGGGGGCTGGCCGCCAACGTGCTGGAGGTGGCCAACCTGAGCGTGGGCCTTCCGGAATGCTGAGCCACAACCAATCTCCGTCGTAGTCGTTGTGCTGTGCGTGGGTTGCGCGGAGCGCCGGACACGCTCTAAGACGCGCGGCAAGAGCGCGGCCACGCCAGGCCGCCTCGTGAGGACCCACTCCCCATGCTCAAGAAGATTCTCGTCGGCCTCGCCGCCGTCATCCTGCTGTTCGTCGGCTTCGTCGTCACCCGCCCCGACACGTTCACCTATCAGCGCGCCGCGGTGCTCCCCGTGTCCGCGGACATCGCCTTCGCGCTGGTGAATGACTTCCACCGCTGGACCGAGTGGTCCCCCTGGGACGGTCTGGACCCGCAGGCGCAGCGCACCTACTCCGGCGCGGAGTCTGGCACCGGCGCGGGCTACGCCTGGGTGGGCAATGACCAGGTCGGTGAGGGCCGGATGACCATCACCGACAGCAAGGCCAACGAGCAGGTCACCATCAAGCTGGAGTTCATCAAGCCCTTCGCCGCCACCAACACCAGCACCTTCGCCTTCAGCGCCGCCGAGGGCGGCACCCAGGTCGTCTGGGCCATGTCGGGCGAGAACAACTTCGTGAGCAAGGCGATGAGCCTGTTCATGGACATGGACGCCATGATTGGGAAGGACTTCGAGAAGGGCCTGGCGACCATGAAGGACGTCGCCGTGGCCGACGCGAAGAAGCACGCGGAGGCCGAGGCCGCGCGCATCGCGGAGGAGAAGGCTCGCACGGAAGCCGCCGCCGCTGCACCGGCCGGAGAAGGTGCTCCCGCCGTGGCCGCGCCCGCCGTGCCGTGATGCACGCCTGACGCCACGGGGTTCGAGCGCGCAGTGGCGGACACTGCCACGCGCGCGAGTGCCGACTCGCCGACGTCCCCCCAAGCCTCATGGCCCCAGGGTGGACGCGGCCAGCGTAGACGGCGCCTTCACCTCTCTCGTTGGCGACAGGCACCCATGAAACCGCGCAAGCCCTCGGCGAAGACCCGGCCCACCACGCTCAAGAGCGAAAGCCTCGAACCCCACCGGATGCATGCGGAGGGGAAGGTCCTCACCACGGACCAGGGCATTCCCATCTCGGACACGGACAACTCGCTGAAGGCAGGCATCCGCGGCCCCACGCTCCTGGAGGACTTCCACTTCCGGGAGAAGATGATGCGCTTCGACCACGAGCGCATCCCGGAGCGCGCCGTCCACGCGCGCGGCGCGGGCGCCCACGGGTACTTCCAGGTCTACAAGTCGCTGGAGAAGTACACCCAGGCCCGCTTCCTCACCGACCCATCCCTGCGCACGCCGGTGTTCGTGCGCTTCTCCACCGTGGGCGGCTCGCGTGGCTCGGCGGACACCGTGCGTGATGTGCGCGGCTTCGCCACCAAGTTCTATACGGAGGAAGGCACCTTCGACCTGGTGGGCAACAACATGCCCGTCTTCTTCATCCAGGACGGCATCAAGTTCCCGGACTTCGTCCACGCGGTCAAACCCGAGCCGCACAACGAAATCCCCCAGGCGTCCTCGGCGCATGACTCGCTCTGGGACTTCGTCTCGCTCGTCCCCGAGACGACGCACATGATCATGTGGCTGATGTCGGACCGCGCCATTCCGCGCAGCTTCCGGATGATGGAGGGCTTCGGCGTCCACACCTTCCGGCTGGTCAACGCGGCCGGCAAGGCGACGTTGGTGAAGTTCCACTGGAAGCCGCTGCTGGGCAACCACGCGCTCGCCTGGGACGAAGCCCAGAAGCTGTCCGGCAAGGACCCGGACTTCCACCGCCGCGACCTCTGGGAGTCCATCGAGAAGGGCGACTTCGCCGAGTACGAGCTGGGGCTCCAATTCATCCCCGAAGGCGACGAGCTCAAGTACGGCTTCGACCTGCTGGACGCCACCAAGCTGCTCCCCGAGGAGCTGGTGCCGGTGCAGCGCGTGGGCAAGCTGACGCTCAACCGCAACCCGGACAACTTCTTCGCGGAGACGGAGCAGGTCGCCTTCTGCGTGGCCAACGTCGTCCCCGGCATCGACTTCACCAATGACCCGCTGATGCAGGCGCGGCTCTTCTCGTACCTGGACACGCAGCTCACGCGGCTGGGCGGACCCAACTTCGCGGAGCTGCCCATCAACAAGCCGGTGTGCCCCGTCACCAACCACCAGCAGGACGGCTTCGGGCGGCAGACGATTCCCACGTCTCGCGCCAACTACCATCCCAACTCCCTGGGCGGCGGCTGCCCGGTGCTGGCCAACCCCACGAACGCCTTCCGCCACTACCAGGAGCGCGTGGAGGGCCACAAAATTCGCGCGCGCAGCGGCAGCTTCAGCGACCACTTCAGCCAGGCCACCCTTTTCTACAAGAGCCTGTCGAAGCCGGAGCAGGAGCACCTCGTGGCCGCGCTCGAGTTCGAGATTGGCAAGGTGGAGCGCGTGGAGATTCGCGAGCGCGTGGTGAACCAGATTCTGGTGAACGTGGACCCGGAGCTGGCCGTGCGCGTGGCGCGCGCCGTGGGCGTCACGCCGCCCAAGGTGTCCAAGCCCCCCAAGCCGTCCAAGGCCGCGGGCAAGAAGGCGGCGCCCTCCGTGGAGACGTCCCCGGCGCTGAGCATGGAGAACTCGCCGCATGACTCCATCCGGACGCGGAAGATCGCGGCCCTGGTGTCGGACGGTTTCGCCGGCAAGGAGCTGGACGGCGTGCGCAAGGTGCTGGAGGAGCGCGGCGCGACGCTGGAGCTGGTGGGCCCCACGCTGAGCCCGGTGACGAGCCAGGAAGGCCGGGAGGAGCGGCCCCTGCGGACCTTCTCCACCGCGTCCTCCGTCATGTACGACGCCGTCTACGTGCCCGGTGGAGAGAAGAGCGTCGCGGCCCTGCGGCGCGTGCCGCTGGCGGTGGACTTCGTGCGCGAGGCCTACGTGCACTGCAAGGCGCTGGCGCTCTCCGCGGACGCCGACACCCTGCTGGACGCCGCGGGCGTGCGCGACCTGGAGGCGCCGCCGAGCAAGGGCCTGGACGCCACGCGCGGCGTCGTCCGCAGCGCGAAGATGGAGACGAAGGGCTTCGGCCAGCTCTTCGCCGAGTCCATCGCCCGCCGCCACTGGGAGCGTGAGGCCCCGCCCCCCGCGTAGCTCAGCCGCCCCACCCCATCCGCCCCGCGAGCAGGCCCAGCACGAAGGCCAGCACGGCCAGCAATCCCGCCCAGAGGGGCGGGACGCCCGTCGCGCGGGCGGAGGCGGCGGGGCCCGCGACGCGCACCGTGCCCGCTTCCTCGGGGACGATGACGCGGACCTTGATGACGGCCTGGGTGAGCACGGCCTCGACGTCGGAGAGGAAGCGCTCGTACTCCTCGGCCTGCATCTCCAGCGGCTCGCCGTGGTGAAGCTCGTACCGCTTCGCCACCGCCTCGAAGTTGCGGAGCTGGGCCTCGCGCTTGGACACGTCCACCCAGCCACACGTCAGCGAGCTCCCCGCGCCCTTGCGAGGCACCAGGGAGATGGCCTGCCGCGCCAGCTTCCCGCCCGCGGTGCTGGGCCCTTCCGGCTCGTCGATGCGCAGCACCCGGTGAGGGCCGCGGCCATACATCTTCGTCGACAGCGCGTCGCGGAGCTGCTCGGCCAGCAGCGCCGAGTGGTTCGCGAACATCGTCCGCAGCGCGGGGGCCTCTTCCGCGGCCACCACCTTCGCGCCCAGGGGCTCCAGCGGGCTCAGGCGCACCACGCCCACGCTGGCGGGGGACGCACTGGCCTTCGGCGGGCTGGCGCGCTTCTCCGGAGCGCCCACCACCCCTCCCGTGGCCTTCGCCTCCGGGCCTCCGCGTGGCCTGGGAGGCTTCGGGGGCATGACGTCCGTGTGGACCTCGGCAGGCGGCGCTGGCGGCTCGGTCCGCGCGCTCCTGGCAACGCCGCGTGAGCGACCCGCCCGGGCAGCCCGAGCGTCGGGGACGGGCCCCATCCGCATCTCCAGCGCGAGAGGCTCCAAGGGGGGCAGGTCTTCCACCTGGGAGAAGGACTCCACGGGGCCCATGCGCGTCTCCTCGGTGAGCGGCTCCACCGGGCCCATGCGCGTTTCCTCGAAGCGAGGCTCCACGGGCCCCATGCGCGTCTCCTCGGGGCGCGTGAGGAGCGGAATGTCCCGCGTCGCGTCCTCGTCCTCGTCCGGGGCGATGCGTGGCTCCTCGGAACGCCCCGGGCGACCGGGCCGCCTCTTCCCGTCAGACATGTCCGTCCCTCTCCCGGGCGAGCATACTTCAAGGCCGGGCCGGCGCCCCTTCACGGACGCCTCCCGGCCTTCACCGCCCTGGATGCCGCGGACTCAGGCCCCCGTCGCCGGGGCCGGCGTCTCGCCTCGTGGCAGGACGGCCTGCATCACCAGGCCCAGCACCACCACCAGCGCGCAGCCGATGACGTTGAACCAGAGGTAGCCCACGTCCGAGAGGAAGAAGAGGGCAATCACCGTCGCCTGGGAGATGACGGCCGCCGCGAACACGGCATGGCCGCGAACGTGCTTCACGAAGAAGGCCACCAGGAAGATGCCCAGCACCGTCCCGTAGAAGATGGAGCCCAGGATGTTCACCGCCTGGATGAGGTTGTCCAAGAGCGACGCGAAGGTCGCGAAGCCCACCGCGACGACGCCCCAGAACACGGTGAACAGCTTCGACGCCACCAGCACGTGCCGGTCGGAAGCGTTGCGCTGGAAGACCCGCCGGTAGAAGTCCACCGTCGTCGTCGTGCCCAGGGCCGTCAGCTCGCTGGCGATGGAACTCATGGCCGCGGACAGGATGACGGCGATGAGCAGGCCGAACAGTCCGCTGGGCAGCCAGCGCTTCACGAAGGAGATGAAGATGTAGTCGGAGTCCTTCGTCTCCGCGCCGGGCAGCGCGCGGACCACCAGGTCCTTGGCCTCCTTGCGGACGGCGCTCGCCTCCTGCGCATGGCCTTGCAGCAGCGCCCGCGACGCATCCCCGGCCGCCACGTCGCCTGAATCGACGGCCGACAGGTAGCGCTCCACTTCCGCGCGCTTGCCGGACTGGACCTGCTCCCACTTCGACTCCAGCGCGGCGTACTCGGCCGCCTGCGCCGTGCCCTGCACGCGGGTGCGCAGCGCCTCGTTGAAGAGCAGCGGCGGCGTGCTGAACTGGTAGAAGGCGAAGACGAGAATCCCGACGAAGAGGATGAGGAACTGCATCGGGATTTTCAGCACGCCGTTGAAGAGCAGCCCCAGCCGACTCTCGGAGATGGAGCGGCCGGAGAGATAGCGGCCCACCTGCGACTGGTCCGTGCCGAAGTACGACAGGGACAGGAACAGTCCTCCGGTGATGCCGGACCAGAAGTTGTAGCGGTCCTGCATGTCGAAGTCGAAGCTGACCACGTTCATCCGGCCGAATGCGCCCGCGACGTCCACCGCCTTGCCGAACGACACGTGCTCCGGCAGCCGCCAGACGATGACGATGGCGGCCACCACCATGCCGCCCATCATCACCACCATCTGCTGCTTTTGCGTCTGGCTCACCGCCTTGGCCCCGCCCGTCACCGTGTAGAGGATGACCACCGCGCCCATGACGATGACGGTGGGCTCCAGCGGCCAGCCGAGGATGGCGGAGAGGATGATGGCGGGCGCGTAGATGGTGATGCCGGCCGCGAGTCCCCGCTGGATGAGGAAGAGGAAGGCGCCCAGCAGCCGCGTCTTCAGGTCGAAGCGTGACTCCAGGTACTCATAGGCCGTGATGACGTTCAGCCGGTAGTAGATGGGCACGAAGACGGCGCTGATGATGATCATCGCGATCGGCAGTCCGAAGTAGAACTGCACGAAGCGCATCCCGTCCTCGTAGGCCTGCCCGGGGACGGAGAGGAACGTGATGGCGCTGGCCTGTGTGGCCATCACCGCCAGGCCGATGGTGGGCCATTTCAGCTCGCGGCCGCCGCGCAGGTACTCCTCGCTGGAGGCCGCGCCGCGGGACTTCCAGATGCCCCACACCACGATGAACGCGATGGTGCCACCGAGCACCACCCAGTCGAGCCCCGTCACGAATACACCTCCGTGAGCACCCAGCCCAAGGCGAGGAACAGGACGAAGGTGCCCAGCACCAGGATGTAGATGTTGCGCCACGAGCCCAACAGCGGCGGCGCGTCATCGAGCTCGGGCCGGGGCGCGGGGGCCTCGGCGGAGGGCTCACTCGGATTCAGATGGGGGGCAGTGCTCATTGAGAAAGGATGTTGGCCAACAGGCGGTAGGCGCCGGGAACTCCGGCGGGAAGCTGACGGAAGAAAGCGAGGCCCGTGTAGACGAACGTGCCCTTGCCATGGCGGGCGACCAACAGCGCGCCCTGGAGCGGCGCCTCGCCGGCATCGTGCATGGCGAACACGGGCTGGTAGCGAGCGTCCCACGACGACGCGAAGTAGAGACCGCGCTCCTGGACCCAGCCCTCGAAGTCCGCGGCCGTCAGCGCATTGGGCGTGCGCAGCAGCGGCTCATCGGCGCGGAGCGGCGTCATCACGGCCGTCTCGTCCGTCACCCGGTCGCGACCAATCTCCAAGGGATAGGGCCCGACAAAGGACGTGAGCGGCCCCACGCGGCTGTTGGTGTTGTACTGCACCACCAACCGCCCACCGCCTTCCACGTACTGGAGCAGCCGCTCCCGATGGACGGTCAGGTGCGTGTTTGCGTTGAAGGCGCGCACGCCCACGAGGATGGCGTCGAAGCGCTCCAGCTTCTCCCGGGCCAGCCGCTCCTCGGGAAGCAGCGTCACCTCATAGCCCACCGCGCTCAGGCTCTCCGCGACGCGGTCGCCCGGCCCGGGGATGTAGCCGATGCGCTTGCCCTTCATGGCCAGGGAGAAGGGCACCACCGTGGCCGTGGACGGCTGGCGCACCGTCAGCGGCGGGATGTGGGGATAGGACACGGAGCGGGCACGCCAGGACCAGGCGCGGTCCCCCACGTCGACATCCACGGAGAGGTCACCCTTCTGCGTCGAGCCCTGGGGCGGCGTCACCTGGAAGGTGATGGTGCGCTCGTCGCCGCGTGTCGCGAGCTTGAACTCGACCGACGCGGGCTCCACGCGCCAGCCAGGCGGCGCCACCATCCGCACCGTGCCCGGCACCTGATCCATCCCCGCGGCCAGCACCACCGGCACGACACGGGACTCGCCGTTGGGGAACATGAGCACGTCCTGCGCCAGCGTGGCGGTGACGGGCGGGACGACCTCGAAGTCACGGTAGAGCTCGCCGCTCACCGGGTCCGTCCAGACGTAGACCGCCGGACGCACCGCGCGGAAGCGCCGGCCCGCGACCTTGTATTCGAACGCCACCGACAGCGCGGGAACGCCCTCTGGCTGGCCGGTGAGCGCGCGGTCCTCGCCTTCGAGCGTATAGAGTCCTCCGGTGACGGGCTCGCGGAGCCAATAGGGAGTGGAGATGGGCGCCGTCGTCGGCAGCGTCACCGTGCGCGACAGCTTCAAGGGCACGTTCGCCCCCAGCGCCTTCCCCACGGCCTCGGGTTTCTCGCCTGGCAGCGTCAGCCCCACCCACTCGACGGCGGCGGGAGAGCGGTTCAGCGCCACCACGTCCAACGCCACCGGCAGTCCCGGGATGCCCGTGGGCGCGGAGGCTCGCACCTCCAGGAACAGGCCCGCGCAGGCGGCGATGAGCGCCTCCGTCTCCCGCAGCTTGGGCGCCTTCCACGGGTGGGTGTCCGGCAGCGCGGTCAGCGCCTCGTGGACGCGGACAAGCGCGGGAAGGGAGCGGTGGGGGGCGCGCGCATCGAACGCCTTCGTCGCAGCGGCCACCGCGCGGGACACGGCCTCGGAGCCCTTCCAACGTTTCCAGGAGAAGTCGAGCCCCTCGAACACATCGCGCTTTGGCAGCGTCCCCGCCAGCGGTGTGAAGTACTCCGTGCTGGGGCCTCGGTCCGTGGCCTGGCCGAAACCCTGGCTCTTGTGCTGGCTGCGGCTCTCCGCAGCCACCTCGCCCCACGAACGCCCGAGCAACGCGTCGTAGCCGCCCACCTCCAGCTTCACGTAGCGGGACAGGTCCTCATCGGGCTTGAACCACCATTGGGAGGCGTTCTGCAGCAGGCGGTCCGTCTTCCAGGGCTTCACCTCGGAGAGCTGCTCGGGGAAGCGCTTCGGGTCGGCGGCGGCGATGAAGGCCTCCGCCGCGAGCAGCGCCGAGGCCGTGTGGTGGCCGTGGTTCGGCGGCTCCGTGGTGAAGCGGGTGATGATGACGTCCGGCTGGAAGCGGCGGATGGCGAGCACCACGTCCGCCAGCACCGCTTCATGTCCCCAGATGCGCAGCGCCTCTTCCGCGCTCTTCGAGTAGCCGAAGTCCCGCGCCCGCGTGAAGAACTGCTCCGCACCGTCCACGCTCCGCGCGGCGAGCAACTCGTGCGTGCGGATGAGCCCCAACAGGGCGTCCTGCTCGGTACCGATGAGGTTCTGCCCACCATCGCCGCGCGTCACGGACAGGTAACCCGCGCGCAGGCCGCGGTCTCCCACCAGCCACGCGAGCAAGCGCGTGTTCTCGTCGTCCGGGTGGGCCGCGACATAGAGAACACTGCCCGTCACACCGAGCCGCTTCAGGCCCGCCGCGATTTCACCCGCGTGGAGCTGCCGAGGAGGCTGCGCCACCGCCGTCGACCCGATTCCAAGGCTCATGGCCAGCGTCATTCCGAGGAGCAGGTTCCGCATTCGGGCGGACCCTATAACAAGCCTCTTCCCTGCGCGCGGCTCGCGTTCGACCCGGGATGACACGCGCCGTCACGGCCGCACATGACGTGCAGGCGTGCACTTCCGGTGGCGCGTCCGCCGCGACCTGTTATCACGGCATGCCGTGACGTCCTCGTTCTCGACCGCGTGGCTTCGCGGAGATGCGTCCGCGCTCTCCTTCCTTTCCGACGACTATCGACACCGTGAAGCGCGCGCCCGGGCCGTGGCCGCCGCCGCGTCGCGCGCGGTGTCGCCCGCCTTGCTGGACGTCCTCGGTGCGCAGAACGCGCGCCTCGCGCCCAGTCCCGCGCGGGAGCGCAACCTCGCGCTGCTCGCGCAGCCCGGCACCGTGGCGGTGGTGACGGGGCAGCAGATGGGCCTCTTCCTGGGGCCGCTGTACACGCTCTACAAGGCCGCATCCGCCATCGTCACGGCGCGCGCGCTTCGGGAAGAAACCGGCCGGCCCTGTGTTCCCGTCTTCTGGCTCCAGACGGAGGACCACGACCTTCCGGAGATTGACCACTGTGTCATCCCACGTCCGGGCGGAGGGCCATGTCGACTGGCGCTCGAGCTTCCGGATGCAGCAGCGTCTCGAGCGCCCATCGCCCACCGTCACCTTGGACCGAGCGTCCTCCCCGCCCTGGCCACCCTCCGCGCCGAGTTGGAAGCAGAACCCCACGCGGAGGAATTCCTCTCCCTGCTGGAGCGGGCCTACCGTCCCGAAGCCACGCTCGCGGGAGCCTTCACCGACGTACTGTCATCCCTCTTCGCCGACGAGGGACTCGTCTTCGTCGACCCGAGAGACGCACGGCTGGCGCCACTGGCCGCGCCCGTGCATCGCTTCGCCCTCCAGGAAGCGGGGGCACTCGCCTCGGTGCTCGCGGCCCGAACGGAGGCGCTCACCCGCGCGGGCTACACGGTGCAGGTCCATGTCCGTCCGGGCTCGCCGCTCAGCTTCTTCTCTCCGG from Myxococcus xanthus encodes the following:
- a CDS encoding L-serine ammonia-lyase, translated to MAVSVFDLFKIGIGPSSSHTVGPMRAARMFARKLADTGVLERLTRLKVELFGSLGATGKGHGSDKALVLGLMGETPEGVDVEAVPAIISRWRAEGRVALLGQREVTFRDGEHLVMHRRRSLPFHPNGMRFTACGGDGAELASAVYYSVGGGFIVDESAAVAGKDPLSKDTTPLPFPFQSAAALLAHCERERMSFSSLMLANEKTWRDEAEIRAGLLRIWDVMQACVRRGCTSGGILPGGLKVERRAAGMYQKLISRPEAGLTNPLTVLDWVNLYALAVNEENAAGGRVVTAPTNGAAGIIPAVLHYYWRFVPGANEDGVVRFLLTAGAIGVLYKENASISGAEVGCQGEVGSACSMAAGALTEVMGGTPLQVENAAEIAMEHNLGLTCDPIGGLVQVPCIERNAMASVKAINATRMALSGDGRHFVSLDKVIRTMRDTGRDMKDKYKETSRGGLAANVLEVANLSVGLPEC
- a CDS encoding SRPBCC family protein, producing MLKKILVGLAAVILLFVGFVVTRPDTFTYQRAAVLPVSADIAFALVNDFHRWTEWSPWDGLDPQAQRTYSGAESGTGAGYAWVGNDQVGEGRMTITDSKANEQVTIKLEFIKPFAATNTSTFAFSAAEGGTQVVWAMSGENNFVSKAMSLFMDMDAMIGKDFEKGLATMKDVAVADAKKHAEAEAARIAEEKARTEAAAAAPAGEGAPAVAAPAVP
- a CDS encoding catalase; translated protein: MKPRKPSAKTRPTTLKSESLEPHRMHAEGKVLTTDQGIPISDTDNSLKAGIRGPTLLEDFHFREKMMRFDHERIPERAVHARGAGAHGYFQVYKSLEKYTQARFLTDPSLRTPVFVRFSTVGGSRGSADTVRDVRGFATKFYTEEGTFDLVGNNMPVFFIQDGIKFPDFVHAVKPEPHNEIPQASSAHDSLWDFVSLVPETTHMIMWLMSDRAIPRSFRMMEGFGVHTFRLVNAAGKATLVKFHWKPLLGNHALAWDEAQKLSGKDPDFHRRDLWESIEKGDFAEYELGLQFIPEGDELKYGFDLLDATKLLPEELVPVQRVGKLTLNRNPDNFFAETEQVAFCVANVVPGIDFTNDPLMQARLFSYLDTQLTRLGGPNFAELPINKPVCPVTNHQQDGFGRQTIPTSRANYHPNSLGGGCPVLANPTNAFRHYQERVEGHKIRARSGSFSDHFSQATLFYKSLSKPEQEHLVAALEFEIGKVERVEIRERVVNQILVNVDPELAVRVARAVGVTPPKVSKPPKPSKAAGKKAAPSVETSPALSMENSPHDSIRTRKIAALVSDGFAGKELDGVRKVLEERGATLELVGPTLSPVTSQEGREERPLRTFSTASSVMYDAVYVPGGEKSVAALRRVPLAVDFVREAYVHCKALALSADADTLLDAAGVRDLEAPPSKGLDATRGVVRSAKMETKGFGQLFAESIARRHWEREAPPPA
- a CDS encoding sodium:solute symporter yields the protein MTGLDWVVLGGTIAFIVVWGIWKSRGAASSEEYLRGGRELKWPTIGLAVMATQASAITFLSVPGQAYEDGMRFVQFYFGLPIAMIIISAVFVPIYYRLNVITAYEYLESRFDLKTRLLGAFLFLIQRGLAAGITIYAPAIILSAILGWPLEPTVIVMGAVVILYTVTGGAKAVSQTQKQQMVVMMGGMVVAAIVIVWRLPEHVSFGKAVDVAGAFGRMNVVSFDFDMQDRYNFWSGITGGLFLSLSYFGTDQSQVGRYLSGRSISESRLGLLFNGVLKIPMQFLILFVGILVFAFYQFSTPPLLFNEALRTRVQGTAQAAEYAALESKWEQVQSGKRAEVERYLSAVDSGDVAAGDASRALLQGHAQEASAVRKEAKDLVVRALPGAETKDSDYIFISFVKRWLPSGLFGLLIAVILSAAMSSIASELTALGTTTTVDFYRRVFQRNASDRHVLVASKLFTVFWGVVAVGFATFASLLDNLIQAVNILGSIFYGTVLGIFLVAFFVKHVRGHAVFAAAVISQATVIALFFLSDVGYLWFNVIGCALVVVLGLVMQAVLPRGETPAPATGA
- a CDS encoding PIG-L family deacetylase, whose amino-acid sequence is MRNLLLGMTLAMSLGIGSTAVAQPPRQLHAGEIAAGLKRLGVTGSVLYVAAHPDDENTRLLAWLVGDRGLRAGYLSVTRGDGGQNLIGTEQDALLGLIRTHELLAARSVDGAEQFFTRARDFGYSKSAEEALRIWGHEAVLADVVLAIRRFQPDVIITRFTTEPPNHGHHTASALLAAEAFIAAADPKRFPEQLSEVKPWKTDRLLQNASQWWFKPDEDLSRYVKLEVGGYDALLGRSWGEVAAESRSQHKSQGFGQATDRGPSTEYFTPLAGTLPKRDVFEGLDFSWKRWKGSEAVSRAVAAATKAFDARAPHRSLPALVRVHEALTALPDTHPWKAPKLRETEALIAACAGLFLEVRASAPTGIPGLPVALDVVALNRSPAAVEWVGLTLPGEKPEAVGKALGANVPLKLSRTVTLPTTAPISTPYWLREPVTGGLYTLEGEDRALTGQPEGVPALSVAFEYKVAGRRFRAVRPAVYVWTDPVSGELYRDFEVVPPVTATLAQDVLMFPNGESRVVPVVLAAGMDQVPGTVRMVAPPGWRVEPASVEFKLATRGDERTITFQVTPPQGSTQKGDLSVDVDVGDRAWSWRARSVSYPHIPPLTVRQPSTATVVPFSLAMKGKRIGYIPGPGDRVAESLSAVGYEVTLLPEERLAREKLERFDAILVGVRAFNANTHLTVHRERLLQYVEGGGRLVVQYNTNSRVGPLTSFVGPYPLEIGRDRVTDETAVMTPLRADEPLLRTPNALTAADFEGWVQERGLYFASSWDARYQPVFAMHDAGEAPLQGALLVARHGKGTFVYTGLAFFRQLPAGVPGAYRLLANILSQ
- the bshC gene encoding bacillithiol biosynthesis cysteine-adding enzyme BshC; translation: MHFRWRVRRDLLSRHAVTSSFSTAWLRGDASALSFLSDDYRHREARARAVAAAASRAVSPALLDVLGAQNARLAPSPARERNLALLAQPGTVAVVTGQQMGLFLGPLYTLYKAASAIVTARALREETGRPCVPVFWLQTEDHDLPEIDHCVIPRPGGGPCRLALELPDAAASRAPIAHRHLGPSVLPALATLRAELEAEPHAEEFLSLLERAYRPEATLAGAFTDVLSSLFADEGLVFVDPRDARLAPLAAPVHRFALQEAGALASVLAARTEALTRAGYTVQVHVRPGSPLSFFSPDALDGPRYRLDPAEAGAWSLVGHPDSSAITQDALHAALEREPLRFTTSALLRPLLQDTWLPTAAYVGGPGELAYFAQLAPLYAHAGRPMPLAIPRARFRVLDDRARRWLGRVGLQPDEVNVPRDTLLTRLATRDAPESLETPEALEARLFGAFSSELERVAGQVSAVDANLQDALRRTEGTVRVAVSRLTGRYRRALARRDATAAEQVDRLRTFLFPEGAPQERVLGLPYFACRIGARAFTQLVLDACVPFSGDSKDLTP